In Chitinophaga sp. HK235, a single window of DNA contains:
- a CDS encoding TonB-dependent receptor, with translation MFTKQLYAQKTTLQPGQVTRLNSSRPSGKPVRRRFRLWPCILLLAAILCLQVQAGTMGQTITLSGKNLSFREIFHVLEKQTGYVVFYNTAMLSKTKPVTITVKDMSVVDFLRTVMADQPIDFEISVKTITIKEKNRLSAEVLPAQAGKELAKDPPVKGKVTDNEGNPLPGATVAVAGSTRGVQTNEKGEFSIEAGSSATLLITYIGFERKMISLAHDKQPLTIQLLPAKKDINEVVVIGYGAVAKKDLTGAVSVIRPADIEGLPVTRVDQMLQGRIAGAEIVSTSGEPGAGTSVRIRGTRSISASNEPLYIVDGLMDGITSLNELNPSDIASINVLKDASSTAIYGSRGSNGVIIITTKSGVNRSGKTNFTFRSDLGSSVLPRYLDLMNATEFAQLQNDRFYFSNSANPTRPLEEYPYPDPLSLGEGTNWTKEITRVAPYQNYTLSANGGDKATQYYFSANYNDNQGIIKNSGMQRYQVRLNLDRTISRYVKAGVRFNYSQLMRKLNNADVGTSTLWYRSTIFLAPTMAAYKPDGSFNDWNTQWYSGTLFDSPIANVELKQNDALEKSLSSMGYIEITPVKNILIRSTLSYTDYSKNENQFTPSTMPSRANANSGGAAYKRSYYDNNILNENTITYKNSWNRTHNLDVMYGFTLQKKKFNNMTASGSGYFIDDIGTNDIGALPSKETISIGSSLENQGRMSHLARINYNYRNKYYLTATGRADGASNFSKDHKWAYFPSAAFKWNVTSEPFMKRFRDISELSVRVSGGTSGNDAISRYQSLSRMNSTSSGYIFSGTQPVAYYPGRIENEGLTWEKTTSYNAGLDLSFLNKRVDISLDLYRSFTSDLLLTVQLPTHTGFNSRLANIGKTSNKGIELTINTENIRRKNFSWSTTFTIAHNKQLVEDIGGLDKVSVYDNPYGAQYMMYGYVKGQPLNALWGMQYAGVWKSQDEIDQNKKDKNYASAAVNFYSPGRQRYIDQNHDGILDNKDMVYLGNADPEVYGGIQNTVRFKKLSVSFYFNYSVGGQIYNPTELFMGTGTYLSNQYRYMVNAWHPVRNPTSDYPRADSKDDIPNDRFVHSATFLRFKNFSIAYPFDLSKITHKKLQSLSLSLGGNNLVLWKYYNGYDPEVSTQSGSSTIRRMDNGAYPSSRTITFGAELKF, from the coding sequence ATGTTCACAAAACAGCTTTACGCACAAAAAACTACACTTCAGCCTGGCCAGGTGACTCGGCTGAACAGCAGCCGGCCATCCGGTAAACCTGTCCGCCGCAGGTTCCGTTTATGGCCATGCATACTGCTATTGGCTGCTATCCTATGCCTGCAGGTACAAGCCGGCACTATGGGGCAAACCATCACCCTCTCCGGGAAAAATCTTTCTTTCAGAGAGATCTTTCATGTCCTGGAAAAACAAACCGGATACGTTGTTTTCTACAACACGGCTATGCTCAGTAAAACCAAACCTGTCACCATTACGGTAAAGGATATGAGCGTGGTTGATTTTCTCCGCACTGTGATGGCAGACCAGCCGATCGATTTTGAGATCAGCGTAAAAACCATTACCATCAAAGAGAAGAACAGACTCTCTGCAGAAGTGCTACCAGCGCAGGCTGGCAAGGAGCTGGCCAAAGACCCGCCGGTAAAAGGGAAAGTGACCGACAATGAAGGCAATCCGTTGCCCGGCGCTACCGTGGCCGTGGCCGGTAGTACACGTGGTGTACAGACCAATGAAAAAGGAGAGTTCAGTATAGAAGCCGGTAGTAGCGCCACGCTGCTTATCACCTACATCGGCTTTGAAAGAAAAATGATCTCCCTGGCCCATGATAAACAACCACTGACCATACAGCTGCTGCCCGCCAAAAAGGACATCAATGAAGTAGTAGTGATTGGTTATGGTGCAGTGGCCAAAAAAGATCTTACCGGAGCCGTTTCTGTAATACGTCCTGCCGATATTGAAGGCCTGCCTGTCACCCGGGTGGACCAGATGCTGCAGGGCCGTATTGCCGGCGCTGAGATCGTATCTACAAGCGGAGAGCCTGGCGCCGGTACGTCGGTGCGTATCCGTGGTACCCGTTCTATCAGCGCCAGCAACGAACCCCTTTATATCGTAGATGGTCTGATGGATGGTATCACCAGTTTGAATGAGCTGAACCCTTCTGATATCGCCTCCATCAACGTATTGAAAGATGCATCTTCCACTGCGATCTATGGTTCACGCGGTAGCAATGGTGTCATCATCATCACCACCAAATCCGGTGTCAACCGTTCGGGCAAAACCAACTTCACTTTCCGCTCAGACCTGGGCAGCTCTGTATTGCCCCGCTACCTGGACCTGATGAATGCTACCGAGTTTGCCCAGTTACAAAACGATCGTTTTTATTTCAGCAACTCAGCCAATCCTACACGCCCGCTGGAAGAATACCCTTATCCGGACCCGCTTTCCCTGGGCGAAGGTACCAACTGGACCAAAGAGATCACCCGTGTGGCTCCTTATCAGAACTATACCCTGTCGGCCAATGGCGGCGATAAAGCCACGCAGTATTATTTTTCGGCCAACTATAACGACAACCAGGGTATCATCAAAAACAGCGGCATGCAACGTTATCAGGTGCGTCTGAACCTCGACAGGACCATCAGCCGTTATGTGAAGGCCGGTGTGCGGTTCAACTACTCACAGCTGATGCGTAAGCTCAATAATGCCGACGTAGGTACGAGCACGTTATGGTACCGTTCCACTATTTTCCTGGCACCTACCATGGCGGCCTACAAGCCTGACGGCAGTTTCAACGACTGGAATACCCAATGGTACAGCGGCACCCTGTTTGACTCGCCAATAGCCAACGTAGAGCTGAAACAGAATGATGCACTGGAGAAAAGCCTTAGTTCTATGGGCTATATTGAAATCACGCCGGTGAAAAATATACTCATCCGTTCAACCTTGTCTTATACAGACTACAGCAAAAACGAGAACCAGTTCACACCGTCTACCATGCCTTCCCGCGCCAATGCCAACAGCGGAGGAGCTGCCTATAAACGCAGTTATTATGATAATAACATCCTGAATGAAAATACCATTACCTATAAAAACTCCTGGAACCGTACGCACAACCTAGATGTGATGTACGGTTTCACTCTGCAGAAGAAAAAATTCAATAATATGACCGCCAGTGGTAGTGGTTATTTTATTGATGACATTGGTACCAACGATATAGGTGCACTGCCTTCCAAAGAAACCATCTCTATCGGTTCATCACTGGAGAACCAGGGCCGTATGTCGCATCTGGCACGTATCAACTATAACTACAGGAATAAATACTATCTCACTGCCACCGGCCGTGCAGATGGTGCTTCCAACTTTTCCAAAGATCACAAATGGGCTTACTTTCCTTCCGCCGCCTTCAAATGGAATGTTACCAGTGAACCTTTCATGAAACGTTTCCGTGATATCAGCGAACTGTCGGTTCGTGTGAGTGGCGGTACTTCCGGTAACGATGCGATATCCCGCTATCAGTCTTTATCCCGGATGAACTCCACATCCTCCGGTTATATTTTCTCAGGTACACAGCCAGTAGCATATTATCCCGGCCGTATTGAAAACGAAGGACTCACCTGGGAAAAGACCACTTCTTACAATGCAGGTCTGGACCTGTCTTTCCTCAACAAAAGGGTAGACATCTCCCTGGATCTCTACAGAAGTTTTACTTCCGACCTGTTGCTGACCGTTCAGTTGCCTACTCATACGGGCTTCAATTCCAGGCTGGCCAACATCGGGAAAACATCCAACAAAGGCATTGAGCTGACCATCAACACAGAAAACATCCGCAGGAAAAATTTCTCCTGGTCCACCACTTTCACCATCGCGCATAACAAGCAGTTGGTGGAAGATATCGGCGGACTCGATAAAGTATCTGTATACGATAATCCCTACGGTGCACAATACATGATGTATGGCTATGTAAAGGGGCAACCGCTGAATGCCTTATGGGGTATGCAATACGCCGGTGTCTGGAAAAGTCAGGATGAAATAGACCAGAACAAAAAAGATAAAAACTATGCGTCTGCTGCTGTTAATTTTTATTCTCCCGGTCGTCAGCGTTATATCGATCAAAACCATGATGGTATTCTCGATAACAAAGACATGGTATACCTGGGTAACGCTGATCCTGAGGTCTATGGCGGGATACAGAATACAGTACGGTTTAAAAAGCTGAGTGTTTCTTTTTATTTCAACTACAGTGTGGGCGGTCAAATCTATAATCCTACCGAACTGTTTATGGGCACCGGTACTTATCTGAGTAATCAATACCGTTATATGGTGAATGCCTGGCATCCGGTGCGTAACCCGACTTCCGATTATCCCAGGGCTGATTCCAAAGATGATATTCCCAACGACCGGTTTGTGCATTCGGCCACCTTCCTGCGTTTCAAGAATTTCTCCATTGCCTATCCTTTTGACCTGAGTAAAATTACACATAAGAAGCTGCAGTCACTGTCGTTGTCGCTGGGTGGCAACAATCTGGTGTTGTGGAAGTATTACAATGGTTATGATCCGGAAGTGTCTACACAGAGTGGTAGCTCTACTATCCGTCGTATGGACAACGGTGCTTATCCGTCCAGCCGTACGATCACTTTTGGTGCTGAATTAAAATTCTAA
- a CDS encoding isoaspartyl peptidase/L-asparaginase family protein translates to MKRGFCYLLLVCCLALSWNTGIAQKKGPYVLVIHGGAGTILKKNMSPEMEAAYKASLKKALEKGYGVLQSGGSSLDAVEATVRVMEDDSLFNAGKGAVFTHDGRNELDAAIMNGKNRAAGAVAGVTVIRNPISAARAVMEKSEHVMMIGPGAEKFAKEAGLEIVDPSYFRTESRWKALQKALKEDSLAAARSNAYTNPAKLGIINKDNKFGTVGAVALDKQGNLAAATSTGGMTNKKYGRVGDSPIIGAGTYANNNTVAVSCTGWGEYYIRNVVAYDLSALMEYKGLSVQDAGKTVIKKVGDMGGDGGLIALDKNGNMAMPFNTEGMYRGTVTKDGKIEIAIYKEP, encoded by the coding sequence ATGAAAAGAGGTTTTTGCTATCTATTGCTGGTTTGTTGCCTGGCCTTGTCCTGGAACACAGGCATAGCCCAGAAAAAGGGGCCTTATGTGCTGGTGATACATGGAGGTGCGGGCACTATCCTGAAAAAGAATATGTCGCCTGAGATGGAGGCTGCTTACAAAGCTTCTCTGAAAAAAGCGCTGGAAAAAGGATATGGTGTTTTACAGTCCGGCGGAAGCAGCCTGGATGCGGTAGAAGCCACCGTGCGGGTAATGGAAGACGATTCTCTTTTTAATGCCGGCAAAGGCGCAGTGTTTACACATGATGGACGTAACGAGCTGGATGCCGCTATTATGAACGGTAAAAACAGAGCTGCCGGCGCCGTAGCCGGCGTGACAGTGATCCGTAACCCTATCAGCGCAGCCCGTGCTGTAATGGAGAAATCAGAGCATGTGATGATGATAGGCCCTGGTGCTGAGAAATTTGCCAAAGAAGCGGGCCTGGAAATAGTAGATCCTTCCTACTTCAGGACCGAATCCCGCTGGAAAGCGCTGCAGAAAGCCCTGAAAGAAGACTCCCTGGCTGCTGCCCGCTCCAACGCCTATACGAATCCGGCCAAACTGGGTATCATTAATAAAGATAATAAGTTTGGCACCGTAGGTGCGGTAGCGTTAGATAAGCAGGGTAACCTGGCCGCTGCTACCTCTACCGGTGGCATGACCAATAAAAAATACGGCCGTGTAGGCGATTCTCCCATCATCGGAGCAGGCACCTACGCCAACAACAATACAGTGGCTGTATCCTGCACCGGCTGGGGCGAGTATTATATCCGCAACGTAGTAGCCTACGATCTCTCTGCCCTGATGGAATACAAAGGTCTTTCCGTACAGGACGCCGGTAAAACCGTGATCAAAAAAGTAGGAGACATGGGCGGCGACGGCGGTCTCATCGCCCTCGATAAAAACGGTAACATGGCCATGCCTTTCAATACGGAAGGCATGTACAGAGGTACTGTTACCAAAGACGGGAAGATTGAAATTGCTATTTACAAAGAACCGTAA
- a CDS encoding RagB/SusD family nutrient uptake outer membrane protein translates to MKRKYSYILSLLLLAGVSLSTGCKKLLEEDPSSFVSPGEFFQNENQCIAALNGCYIPLNSVYTADFMIAQEAATDLAFLNSSALDAKFEISPANPGMGDNLWSACYNGIMYCNAAIYGIENAKVAADRKPALKAEAVALRALYYYILTSTFNDVPYYTQNINSLSALTEVMKLGRMSAVETRDKLIKELQEYAPKLPQARTSEVPQNRISAAMAYMLIGKMALWNKEYQVCADAMQAIRKIYGQLTQYPLQDTWFRNKNTAESIFEVQFTWSATGLRKTSTVACFFTPTKTSGTSIYDGVNIPELGSKANPFVSIIPTEYFMGLYDYADPRREIILAYSYNGTYFKRPMQNNGTGKAWMGPKFWCPGMDNVADGNNQKVFRYADALLMLAEAANETGDNGLALQCLNEVKARAYDGLKLPAYPGKDQFLEEVKKERARELMGEYGRKWDLVRWGTFFKAVSATSATEYEVIKNNLRPYHEYYPIPDKEALRSGGILTNPAYK, encoded by the coding sequence ATGAAAAGAAAATACAGTTATATCCTTTCTTTACTGCTGCTGGCGGGTGTTAGCCTGTCCACCGGTTGTAAAAAACTGCTGGAGGAAGATCCCAGCAGCTTTGTTAGTCCGGGTGAGTTTTTTCAAAATGAAAATCAGTGTATTGCTGCCTTGAATGGTTGTTATATTCCGCTCAACAGTGTCTATACAGCCGACTTCATGATTGCACAGGAAGCAGCTACAGATCTGGCTTTCCTGAATTCTTCCGCGCTGGATGCCAAGTTCGAAATATCACCGGCCAATCCTGGTATGGGCGATAATTTATGGTCTGCCTGTTACAATGGTATTATGTATTGCAATGCGGCGATCTATGGCATTGAAAATGCAAAGGTGGCTGCCGACCGGAAACCTGCGCTGAAAGCGGAAGCGGTGGCGCTGCGGGCGTTGTACTATTATATTCTCACCAGCACCTTCAATGACGTACCGTATTATACGCAGAACATCAACAGCCTGAGTGCGCTGACAGAAGTGATGAAGCTGGGCAGAATGAGTGCCGTGGAAACGCGTGATAAACTGATCAAAGAACTGCAGGAATATGCACCGAAGCTGCCACAGGCACGTACTTCAGAAGTGCCGCAAAACAGGATATCCGCGGCCATGGCGTATATGCTTATCGGTAAGATGGCGCTGTGGAATAAAGAATATCAGGTATGTGCAGATGCCATGCAAGCCATCCGCAAGATCTATGGCCAGCTGACGCAGTATCCTTTGCAGGATACCTGGTTCCGTAATAAAAACACAGCTGAATCCATTTTTGAAGTACAGTTCACCTGGTCGGCCACAGGACTGAGGAAAACATCTACTGTGGCCTGTTTCTTTACGCCCACCAAAACATCCGGTACCAGCATCTATGATGGGGTGAACATACCGGAACTGGGCTCCAAAGCCAATCCTTTCGTCTCCATTATACCTACTGAGTACTTCATGGGCCTGTATGACTATGCAGATCCACGCCGGGAAATCATTCTGGCTTACAGCTATAACGGCACCTATTTCAAACGGCCCATGCAAAACAACGGCACCGGCAAGGCCTGGATGGGCCCCAAATTCTGGTGTCCTGGCATGGACAACGTCGCCGATGGCAACAACCAGAAAGTATTCCGTTATGCAGACGCACTGCTGATGCTGGCTGAAGCAGCCAATGAAACCGGCGATAATGGACTCGCACTGCAATGCCTGAACGAAGTAAAAGCCAGAGCATACGATGGCCTTAAACTTCCGGCATATCCCGGTAAAGACCAATTTCTGGAAGAAGTGAAGAAAGAGCGTGCCCGCGAACTGATGGGAGAATACGGCCGTAAATGGGATCTCGTAAGATGGGGTACCTTCTTCAAAGCTGTCAGCGCAACATCTGCTACAGAATACGAGGTCATCAAAAACAACCTTCGTCCTTACCATGAATATTATCCGATACCGGACAAGGAAGCACTGCGTTCCGGTGGCATCTTAACTAATCCAGCTTATAAATAA
- a CDS encoding RagB/SusD family nutrient uptake outer membrane protein — protein MIRYFQHTVKYLALMLPVCLLSCNKQLDLSPTDKIIDPGRTFRNVSDLNGGLLGAYTRLTYNTIYNVSLVTDECMLPSENGTGGGVASYRWQIDPGSGTITSSFDEYYVTIDRANRVLAALPQIPAKGDEVAQKVQYQGELLALRAYCHFQLLQSYAQSYTASALGVPFMDVSVISSPARNTFGEVMTRIEADLKTAKKLVPASLDDNTRITVAAVAAIQARVALYEKKWDDAVTYATEAINAIPLASRSKFPGIWKDTDESEVIWKLKQMAGTNNGLIGGVYFKKRVALYVPSFELIKQFDKDNDVRYTSYIGYDDTRGAGKSAYLVNKYAGNSGNPGLADIKLFRTGEMYLIRAEALAELNRLPEAATDLNDLRVARINGYAPEVFADKNALITALYNERFKELAFEGHRLFDLRRRQLPVTRDREDAINTLGAVLLNPGDRGYVFPIPDAETKANKNMVQNTPY, from the coding sequence ATGATCCGTTATTTTCAACATACCGTTAAATACCTGGCGCTGATGCTGCCGGTATGCCTGCTTTCGTGCAACAAACAGCTGGACCTGTCGCCTACCGACAAGATCATTGACCCGGGAAGAACCTTCCGCAATGTGTCTGACCTGAACGGCGGTCTGCTGGGCGCTTACACGCGACTTACCTATAATACGATATACAATGTGTCGCTGGTAACAGACGAATGTATGTTGCCCAGTGAAAACGGTACCGGCGGGGGAGTGGCCTCTTACCGCTGGCAGATAGATCCCGGAAGTGGTACCATCACTTCCTCCTTTGATGAGTATTATGTAACGATAGACCGCGCCAACCGCGTGCTGGCGGCCTTACCGCAGATACCTGCCAAAGGCGATGAGGTGGCACAGAAAGTACAGTACCAGGGCGAGTTGCTGGCACTGAGAGCATACTGTCATTTTCAGTTGCTGCAGAGTTACGCGCAGTCCTATACTGCCAGTGCGCTGGGGGTACCATTCATGGATGTTTCTGTGATCAGTTCCCCTGCCCGTAATACTTTTGGAGAAGTGATGACCAGAATAGAAGCTGACCTGAAAACCGCCAAAAAGCTGGTCCCTGCTTCTTTGGATGATAATACCCGTATTACTGTAGCGGCTGTTGCTGCCATACAGGCACGCGTAGCCCTATACGAAAAGAAGTGGGATGATGCCGTAACCTATGCCACTGAAGCCATCAATGCCATACCGCTGGCATCCAGAAGCAAGTTCCCTGGTATCTGGAAGGATACCGATGAATCGGAAGTAATCTGGAAGCTGAAACAGATGGCCGGTACCAACAACGGTCTGATTGGCGGTGTATATTTCAAAAAACGTGTAGCCTTGTACGTGCCTTCTTTCGAGTTGATCAAACAGTTCGATAAAGACAATGATGTGCGTTACACTTCCTATATCGGGTATGATGATACCCGCGGAGCTGGTAAATCAGCTTATCTGGTGAACAAATATGCCGGTAACTCCGGTAATCCAGGACTGGCGGACATTAAGCTGTTCCGCACCGGTGAGATGTACCTGATCAGGGCAGAAGCACTGGCAGAGTTGAACAGGCTCCCCGAAGCAGCCACCGACCTGAATGATCTGCGTGTTGCACGTATCAACGGTTATGCACCGGAAGTTTTTGCAGATAAAAATGCACTGATCACCGCTTTGTATAACGAACGCTTTAAAGAACTGGCTTTTGAAGGACATCGTTTGTTTGATCTCCGCAGAAGACAATTGCCGGTGACCAGAGACCGGGAAGACGCGATCAATACACTGGGTGCGGTATTGCTGAATCCTGGTGACAGGGGATATGTATTCCCTATTCCGGATGCAGAAACCAAAGCCAATAAAAACATGGTGCAGAATACTCCTTATTAG
- a CDS encoding RNA polymerase sigma factor, with amino-acid sequence MNVRELHTETDLFRAIASGNEKAFETLFSKYRNKVYTIAFKITGSEELSEEIVLDVFLKVWLKREQLPELEYFTAWLFTITRNRVFKTLKQLAHRATDRPITEEEEWLLTPADTSSSLLLEKEYRQILQDAVGQLSPQQKKVYHLIKEHGMKREEAAKALNLSPETVKRHLAEAMQFIRTYCSYHLGTYAALLIIKELL; translated from the coding sequence ATGAACGTCCGCGAGCTACATACAGAGACTGACCTGTTCCGTGCGATTGCCAGCGGCAATGAAAAAGCTTTTGAAACGCTCTTCAGTAAATATCGTAACAAAGTATACACAATTGCGTTTAAGATCACCGGTTCTGAGGAGTTGTCCGAAGAGATCGTACTGGATGTATTCCTGAAAGTATGGTTAAAAAGAGAACAGCTGCCCGAACTGGAATACTTTACGGCCTGGTTGTTTACCATTACCCGCAATCGTGTGTTTAAGACACTTAAGCAACTGGCGCACCGTGCCACTGACCGCCCCATCACCGAAGAGGAAGAATGGCTGTTAACACCGGCAGATACTTCCAGCTCTCTGCTGCTGGAGAAAGAGTATCGTCAGATATTACAGGATGCCGTTGGTCAGTTATCTCCCCAGCAAAAGAAAGTATACCATCTGATTAAGGAACATGGCATGAAAAGAGAGGAAGCCGCCAAAGCCTTGAATCTTTCTCCGGAAACCGTCAAACGCCATCTGGCAGAGGCGATGCAGTTTATCCGCACTTATTGCAGCTACCATCTGGGCACTTATGCCGCCCTGCTGATTATTAAGGAATTGTTATGA
- a CDS encoding FecR family protein produces MSYFKSLFRKSLERSYTAAEEKELLELIAQSQHDEELLRLLDEVIAETDEELVLPEHRAGEILSIILHTRMQRKKQHRLVRMGWWAAASVCLLLGASWFYFRHSARTIVPSGSAALAIQDIRPASQSAMLTLADGSQVALDSLQPGSISNTTGAAIQLQKGSIIYSGGQQTAAAYNTLSTPRGRIFHLVLPDGSEVWLNAASSIRYPIAFTGTERVVELTGEAYFEIKQAATKPFRVKTGDHQEIRVLGTGFNVNAYTNEPEMATTLLHGSVQVVSTQHKMILKPGQQAVMNNDAIRLQQADTSQVTAWKEGMFQFDNTNIQTVMNQLERWYDIEVIYEKGIPDIRFGGKLERDLSLSHVLRILEISNVHYQLVGKKLIITQ; encoded by the coding sequence ATGTCTTATTTCAAGTCATTATTTCGTAAATCACTGGAACGTAGCTATACGGCAGCTGAGGAAAAGGAGCTGCTGGAGCTCATTGCGCAGTCGCAGCACGATGAAGAGCTGTTGCGGCTGCTGGATGAGGTAATTGCCGAAACAGATGAGGAACTGGTTCTCCCGGAACATCGGGCCGGGGAAATTCTTTCCATCATTCTGCACACCAGGATGCAAAGAAAGAAACAGCACCGGCTGGTCCGCATGGGCTGGTGGGCGGCTGCATCCGTTTGCCTGTTGCTGGGGGCTTCCTGGTTTTATTTCCGGCATAGTGCCCGGACAATTGTTCCATCTGGTTCGGCGGCACTGGCCATACAAGACATCCGGCCTGCATCGCAGAGTGCCATGCTTACACTGGCCGATGGCAGCCAGGTAGCACTGGACAGCCTGCAACCTGGCAGTATCAGTAACACAACAGGAGCCGCCATCCAACTACAAAAAGGAAGCATTATTTATTCGGGCGGTCAGCAAACGGCCGCCGCGTACAATACACTCTCCACGCCACGTGGCCGTATCTTTCATCTGGTGCTGCCCGATGGCTCTGAAGTATGGCTGAATGCCGCCAGTTCTATCCGTTACCCTATCGCCTTTACAGGAACAGAGCGGGTGGTGGAACTGACCGGGGAAGCCTATTTCGAAATTAAGCAGGCCGCGACCAAACCTTTCCGGGTAAAAACCGGCGATCATCAGGAAATAAGAGTACTCGGAACAGGATTCAACGTAAACGCCTACACGAATGAACCGGAAATGGCTACTACACTATTGCATGGTAGTGTTCAGGTGGTGAGCACCCAACATAAAATGATACTGAAACCCGGTCAGCAGGCAGTGATGAACAATGACGCTATTCGTCTGCAGCAGGCCGATACCAGCCAGGTGACCGCCTGGAAAGAAGGTATGTTTCAGTTTGACAATACCAATATACAAACTGTCATGAACCAGCTGGAGCGGTGGTATGATATAGAAGTGATCTATGAAAAAGGCATTCCCGATATCCGCTTCGGCGGGAAACTGGAGCGGGACCTGAGTCTCAGCCATGTGCTCCGGATATTGGAAATATCAAACGTACATTATCAGCTGGTAGGGAAAAAACTAATCATCACACAGTAA
- a CDS encoding cyanophycinase, whose amino-acid sequence MKGYKLIGLLTVTAIYFSACQQQTAPRVMPGRPASIGIIGDTADVTTPVKGGVALVGGGGNVDGAFQWMIERSGGGDVVVLTASNNGGYNADIDSLGKVNSVETLNITSRELANNDTVAQIIRNAEMLFIAGGDQSRYMNNWRGTKTGTAINYLLQEKKVPVGGTSAGCAILSGLYYSGEGGSAVSDSVLANPYDSLVTVYNNDFLHAPYLSLVISDQHYVKRHRQGRHVTFMSRIITDHGVFPRGIAPDEKTAVCIDEQGMAKVFGVSKAYFILTDSLKKPELCAKGQPLQWNCNGQALKVYEVPASATGNGSFRVSDFDPAAASGGTWYWWWVENGVLKTKQI is encoded by the coding sequence ATGAAAGGATATAAATTGATAGGGTTGTTAACGGTGACGGCTATATATTTTAGTGCCTGTCAGCAACAAACAGCCCCTCGTGTCATGCCGGGGCGCCCGGCTTCTATCGGCATTATCGGTGATACGGCCGATGTCACCACACCGGTAAAAGGAGGCGTGGCACTGGTTGGCGGTGGTGGTAATGTAGACGGCGCTTTTCAATGGATGATAGAACGCAGCGGTGGCGGTGATGTAGTGGTGCTGACGGCTTCCAACAACGGCGGTTATAATGCTGACATTGATTCCCTGGGTAAGGTAAATTCTGTGGAGACGCTGAATATCACCAGCCGGGAGCTGGCCAATAATGATACTGTAGCACAGATCATCCGTAATGCGGAGATGTTGTTTATTGCAGGTGGGGACCAGTCGCGTTATATGAACAACTGGCGTGGCACCAAAACAGGGACTGCGATCAACTACCTGCTGCAGGAGAAGAAAGTGCCGGTAGGTGGTACCAGCGCGGGCTGTGCCATCCTCAGCGGACTGTATTACAGCGGAGAAGGAGGCAGTGCCGTGTCTGACAGTGTGCTGGCCAATCCCTACGACTCACTGGTCACAGTATACAACAACGACTTCCTGCATGCACCTTATCTGTCGCTGGTGATCAGCGACCAGCATTATGTAAAGCGTCATCGTCAGGGAAGGCATGTAACGTTTATGAGCCGTATTATCACCGATCATGGTGTTTTCCCCAGGGGCATCGCGCCGGATGAGAAAACAGCCGTGTGTATCGACGAGCAGGGTATGGCCAAAGTATTTGGTGTCAGCAAAGCTTATTTTATATTGACAGATAGTCTTAAAAAACCTGAACTTTGTGCGAAAGGGCAGCCACTACAGTGGAACTGTAACGGGCAGGCCCTGAAGGTATATGAAGTGCCGGCATCAGCCACCGGCAACGGCAGCTTCCGGGTATCCGACTTTGATCCTGCAGCTGCCAGCGGTGGTACCTGGTATTGGTGGTGGGTGGAAAATGGCGTGTTGAAAACGAAGCAGATTTGA